In Salvelinus namaycush isolate Seneca chromosome 16, SaNama_1.0, whole genome shotgun sequence, the sequence tgagctgttcgacaagcaggtgtccacatacttttgatcatgtaatGTACATACATAGCCCTAATATGTGTTATGGGCGTGCTTTGTTCTTTTCTCAGAACAAACAAGCGAGAACAAAAAGAGTAGAGTATTAGAAAGACAGTGTTTTTCTCCTACCTTAGCCTGCTTGTAAAAGTGGGGAGCAAGCTCGACCAACCAGGAGGACTCTACAGCTGTGACATCACGCATGTAGTACTTAGAGGTCTGCACGACTTCATTGAAGACAACCCTGGGCGAGGACATGGCAGTGTTAGACGCATATATCTGGAAGATTCATTCCTCTCCTCTGAGACCCAGACATATTTGATCTATTCCAGAGCTCGAACACCTGATTCAGTCAACTATCAATTATGCCCTTGAGTAGATGAATCAGCTGAGCTAGTTTAGGGCTACAACAACATAGTGAAACCTCTGGGGTCCCCAGGGAGAGGTTTGAGAATCCTTGGACCAATGTAAAAGCCAAATCCTCACCACTTCGTAGGCTTCTCTCCAAACAGCACAGAGTTGGGATGGATGTGAAGCTCTCTGTCATCCCGTAGAGTCCTGGAAAACAGAAGGTGTGAGGAGGGGATGAATTAACTGTAGAGACATTCAGCCTAGTCAAGGCAAAAGCAATGAGCAACAGTGTTTCAGGTAGTTGGTAGTCACCTGTAGGATCCTGAGTGGTGCATGCGGGCAGCGTTGGCAAAAAACCCAGACACAATGCATCTCAGGATCACATCCGGGTCACCTGGACAAgacaaaaaacacaatttcctGTTTAATTTGAACACCGTAAAGAGGTGCACATAAAGGATACAAACAGGACAGAAATGTGGGGTATACACACCTTCGCTGGAGGTGCGTGGCACCTTGAATTTATTCATGAGTCGTCTGAGCTGTTCTCGAACAGTCATGGCTCGCTGCAGACCCTTGTAGTTGAGGAAGTGTTCCTGACACCACTGAGAGCTCTTCTGGTGctggagggatgagagggggtAGACACAAACCAGTTACATGTATTTGACCTTTTGGTCTACCATTTAGGTTTTATTCCCGCTGGAAAATAACAAGGGTACTTAcgatgaacaaaaatataaacacaacatgtaaagtgttggtcccatgtttcataagctgaaatcccagaaaatgttccatacgcacaaaaagcttatttctctcaaattttgtgcacaaatttgtttacatccctgttagtgagcatttctcctttgctaagaaaatccatccacctgacaggtgtggccatcaagaagctgattaaacatgatcattacacaggtgcaccttgtgctggggatactaaaaggccactctaaaatgtgcagttttgtcacagaacaaacacaatgccacagatgtctcaagatgaggaagcgtgcaattggcttgctgactgcaggaatgtccaccagagctgttgccagagatttgaatgttaatttctctaccataagctacctccaacatcgttttcgAAAATGTGTccgtacgtccaaccggcctcacaaccacagaccacgtgtaaccacaccagcccaggaccgccACATCTGGCTTTTTCACTTGTCGGGAACGTCTGAGAACAGCCACCCTGACAGCTGATGAAGCCTgcacactcaccagacatgtcacccattgagcatgtttggaatgctctggatcaacatgtaaGACAGCTTGTTGCAGTTCCcactaatatccagcaactttggaCTGCCATTGAGgcgtgggacaacattccacagcatGATCAACTCTGCAAAGGAGATATGTCGCGCTGcacgaggcaaatggtggtcacaccagatttctgatccacacccctaccttttttaaaaagGTATCTGTATGCATAACtgaattcccagtcatgtgaaatccatagattagggcctaatgaatctatttaaaatgactgatttccttatatgtaaaatcttttaaattgttgcatgctgcgtttatatttttgttcagtatagttctcaGAAATGCAAATGCTTAGTAAAGCTGTCCTGGAAAGATATCAATCTAAAATGTTATATCATTCAGAGTGTTTTGCTGTTCATGGACCATGTTCATATAAAAAGATTCAGGTTGTTCGCTGCTAAACGGAAGGCTTCATTCCCAGCGGTGGCCCATACAGTGGCAGTGCCCACCTTGATGAAGGCTTCGTACACATTGAGCATGGTGAGATGATCTCCTTCCGCCACAGCAAACTTGCGATGCTCCCGCGCctatggaggagggaggaggatgggagcagagagagaaaaagagacggggagacatgcagacagagagggagacgagAGGTGATTAGGATGGTAGATGCCGTGCTTCTCAGACACAGGTAAAAGCTTTGGAGTCTCGAAGCACAGAGACTGACATACAGATCTGCACAACAGAACATTTTAGACTGGGCATTCAACATGACGACATGTGCAACACTCACTGCTGGTTTCTTCTGATTGGCTGGCACCATGAAGATGTTTTGGATCTGCATCATGGCTGCTATGGTAACGATCTCCTTGGAACAGCCAAAGTTTCCTGACTCCAGCAGCATCTTGGCAAACATGGGGCTGAGGGGGAACTCTGCCATACGCATGCCCATAGGGTCAGTCAGACGACCATACTGGTCCAGACCCCCCAGGGCGTAGAGCAGCTCCAGGGCTTGGACCATGGACTGGGCTGGAGGAGGCTAGAGTGGGAACAATTATAAAGTTAGTTTAATACGCAGGCTATCAAAGTTTATAATTTGTTGATAACCAGTCTTGGTGCTCTTTGAGTCAATTCACCATCTTTCAGAATTGTGAGCCTTTCACAGTGCTCTTAATCTTGTGTACAGACTACTTCAGCATCTGACCAAATTCCGAAAGATTTTAGATCTGAGTAAACCCGAGATTACAGTGCTCAAAACAAAGTACACACATTGTACTGGATGGACTCACAGAGAGAAAGCTGAATCGCAGCACGTTGTCTATGCCCAGAGCTTTGAGCTGCAGGATGACAGGGGCCAGGTTGGTGCGCTGCATCTCGGGAACCGTGGACGCAGGCAGCTTCTCAAAATCCTCCTCTGGAGCACAGACaggtcagaacacacacaccgcAGTACAGGGCTGCATTCCACACCCTTCCCCTGCTGTCATTCACTCGCCATTGCTGATCTGAGAAAGCTTAGAGCTTTCTTGACACTTTTTCCCCCTCACCGATGGCCTTTTCTGataacaaacacacagagaccccccctccctcacacatacacacctgtGTATAGTCTGAAGCACTTCCCGGCTCGGTTGCGTCCCCCTCGTCCTGCCCTCTGACTGGCTGAGGCCTTGGAGATGGGCGTGACCACCAGCGACTCGATGGTAGTGCAAGGGTTGTATGCCCGCAGCTTGACAAACGCACAGTCGATCACAAACACGATGCCGTTGATGGTGATGGACGTCTCTGCTATGTTAGTGGCCACCACCACCTTAGGGAACCAGAGAGAGCGCTTTAACATAGACCGCCCACTCCTGTATATCCAATACAAGGCTTTGCAAAGGGGAATTGCACATTGTGAATTGATTATAAAGCACATGCTTCAGCCACTCAGATCATTTCATCCTGTGGCAAAAAGTGTTTTCATCGCTCGGTACTCTTAAGGAAGCTTACCGTATACCCATGGCTGTCCTATGTCCAAGCAGAGGTATAAAAGCATTCTTTGCCACAAACTACAATCTGGCCATCTGAGAACTTGACATTAACTTTTCTTTGCCACTTGTCCTTCAGATAATTAGGACAATTTTTACTTGCCCAAATGTTAAAGTCACCTGTCACGTTACCCCCACCCCTGGAAAAGGGTCTCCAACACCAACTAGCGGGCCGACAGTTGGCTAACCCTGCTGTAGGTTATGCGCAAATGTTAAAAAAtgcaattagcaggaaaacaccgtTCTCAAAAGCCCACAGATTAAAATATCAGTTAGAATTTAAAGGGAGATCTAATGATGCATCAACTAGCatggtttactaatatgactaggattatcaccAACTAGTatggtttactaatatgactaggattattaTCAACTAGTatggtttactaatatgactaggattattaTCAACTAGTatggtttactaatatgactaggattatcaccAACTAGTatggtttactaatatgactaggattatcatcaactagtatggtttactaatatgactaggattattaTCAACTAGTatggtttactaatatgactaggattatcaccAACTAGTatggtttactaatatgactaggattattaTCAACTAGTatggtttactaatatgactaggattatcatcaactagtatggtttactaatatgactaggattatcaccAACTAGTatggtttactaatatgactaggattatcaccAACTAGTatggtttactaatatgactaggattattaTCAACTAGTatggtttactaatatgactaggattatcatcaactagcatggtttactaatatgactagaatTATCACCAACTAGTatggtttactaatatgactaggattatcaccAACTAGTatggtttactaatatgactaggattatcatcaactagcatggtttactaatatgactagga encodes:
- the LOC120061428 gene encoding probable ATP-dependent RNA helicase DHX35, which encodes MAAPLSTMKFWKPGSEAPGISEERHVTTETTGSPIIFNPHTALSIEKQRQKLPVFKHRNNILYLVESYQTVIIVGETGCGKTTQIPQYLLEAGWAAEGKVIGVTQPRRVAAISVANRLAEERGALLGHEVGYTIRFDDCSDPHATRIKFLTDGMLVREMMADPLLKKYSVLMLDEAHERTLYTDIAIGLLKKIQKKRRDLRLIVASATLDAKKFQEFFNLNETGDPNKDTCGILTVEGRTFPVDVFYTVSPVPDYVKATVETVLKIHETEDDGDVLAFLTGQEEVEKVVSLLQEQARALGRLGMKKYLKVLPMYAGLPYTDQMKVFERTPPTVRKVVVATNIAETSITINGIVFVIDCAFVKLRAYNPCTTIESLVVTPISKASASQRAGRGGRNRAGKCFRLYTEEDFEKLPASTVPEMQRTNLAPVILQLKALGIDNVLRFSFLSPPPAQSMVQALELLYALGGLDQYGRLTDPMGMRMAEFPLSPMFAKMLLESGNFGCSKEIVTIAAMMQIQNIFMVPANQKKPAAREHRKFAVAEGDHLTMLNVYEAFIKHQKSSQWCQEHFLNYKGLQRAMTVREQLRRLMNKFKVPRTSSEGDPDVILRCIVSGFFANAARMHHSGSYRTLRDDRELHIHPNSVLFGEKPTKWVVFNEVVQTSKYYMRDVTAVESSWLVELAPHFYKQAKHGSLTSKRSRVL